One Aulosira sp. FACHB-615 DNA segment encodes these proteins:
- a CDS encoding allophycocyanin, whose protein sequence is MSLIVKSILNADAEVRYLNPGELASIKSFIKSGERRLRVIQDLTANRDRIVKQAGNQLFQKRPDIVSPGGNAYGQEMTATCLRDMDYYLRLITYSIIAGDSTPIQEVGVIGAREMYRSLGTPIEAVVEGIRGMKNTTISMMSVEDSQEVSGYFDYLIASLQ, encoded by the coding sequence ATGAGCCTGATCGTCAAGTCAATTCTCAATGCAGATGCAGAAGTTCGCTATCTTAACCCCGGAGAACTAGCGTCTATTAAAAGCTTTATCAAGAGTGGTGAGCGCCGTCTACGGGTGATTCAAGATTTAACGGCAAATCGCGATCGCATAGTTAAGCAAGCTGGAAATCAACTGTTTCAAAAACGTCCAGATATTGTCTCACCTGGCGGTAACGCTTACGGTCAAGAAATGACTGCTACTTGCCTGCGGGATATGGATTATTACCTGCGGTTGATCACTTACAGTATCATTGCTGGTGATAGCACACCTATCCAAGAGGTTGGGGTGATAGGCGCTCGTGAAATGTATCGGTCTCTGGGTACTCCCATTGAAGCGGTAGTAGAAGGTATTCGTGGAATGAAGAATACCACTATCTCGATGATGTCAGTAGAAGATTCTCAAGAAGTCAGTGGGTACTTTGACTACCTCATCGCTAGTCTTCAGTAG
- a CDS encoding GNAT family N-acetyltransferase, with translation MEISYRNIHYSRNLSSSWTDFPVLQTDKYILRLAATEEELESIFRLRFEVFNLELGLGFSSSSLTQMDRDKFDEVCHHLMLISKQTGQTIGTYRMQTYQMASQGLGFDAADVFNLSTIPEHILQTSVEVGRACIAKEFRHSQALLLLWEGLANYLIWSKNKYFFGCASLLTQSARQAACAYHFFQKNNFTHSSILVSPNSPYKLEITPPNLDKCQVEIPKILQAYLSIGAKICSLPAIDRQFKTIDFLTISNLENFTKWHLPKCLKNK, from the coding sequence ATGGAAATTTCTTACCGCAACATTCATTATTCACGCAATCTTTCTTCTTCTTGGACAGATTTTCCAGTCCTTCAAACCGACAAGTATATTTTGCGACTGGCTGCAACTGAAGAAGAATTAGAATCTATCTTCCGCTTGCGGTTTGAAGTTTTTAATCTGGAATTAGGCTTGGGATTTTCTAGTTCTAGCCTCACCCAGATGGATAGGGATAAATTTGATGAAGTTTGTCATCATTTAATGTTGATTTCCAAACAAACTGGTCAAACAATTGGCACTTATCGGATGCAAACTTATCAAATGGCATCTCAAGGTTTAGGTTTTGATGCAGCTGATGTGTTTAATCTCAGCACAATTCCTGAACATATACTGCAAACATCGGTAGAAGTTGGACGTGCGTGTATTGCTAAAGAATTTCGTCACAGTCAAGCCTTGTTATTACTGTGGGAAGGACTAGCAAATTATCTCATCTGGAGTAAGAATAAATATTTTTTTGGTTGTGCTTCATTACTCACACAATCTGCGAGACAAGCTGCTTGTGCATATCATTTTTTTCAAAAAAACAATTTCACGCATTCAAGTATTTTAGTATCTCCCAATTCGCCATACAAGTTAGAAATTACGCCACCTAATTTAGATAAATGTCAAGTAGAAATTCCCAAGATTTTACAAGCTTATTTAAGTATCGGGGCTAAAATATGTAGTTTACCAGCGATTGATCGACAGTTTAAAACAATTGATTTTTTGACTATTTCTAATCTAGAAAATTTTACAAAATGGCATTTACCCAAGTGTTTGAAAAATAAATAA
- the hetI gene encoding 4'-phosphopantetheinyl transferase HetI, giving the protein MSNFSHNEELNRKTLTGINDSWLPAPADLTLSANEVHIWRIDLDIVDSLQENFAATLSSDELTRANRFRFVEHRQRFIAGRGSLRNILSRYLKIAPQEVRFDYEPRGKPLLADGLAASGLLFNLSHSQDLALCAVNYTSKIGIDLEYMRSVSDLEALAQRFFLPREYELVRSLPPHQQPEAFFRYWTCKEAYLKATGDGISQLEQVEISLTPQQSAKLLTSEDWSLVEFTPADNYRAAVAVAASGLDFKYWQFNERTVKKSS; this is encoded by the coding sequence ATGAGCAATTTCAGTCATAATGAGGAGCTTAATAGAAAAACTTTGACTGGCATTAACGATTCATGGCTACCCGCACCCGCAGATTTAACTTTATCAGCGAATGAAGTTCATATCTGGCGAATTGACCTTGATATAGTAGACTCACTACAAGAAAATTTTGCTGCAACTTTATCTAGTGATGAACTGACTCGCGCTAACCGATTTCGTTTTGTGGAACATCGCCAGCGTTTCATTGCGGGTCGTGGTAGTTTGAGAAATATATTGAGTCGTTACTTAAAGATTGCACCACAAGAAGTAAGATTTGACTATGAACCTCGTGGTAAACCACTTTTAGCTGATGGTTTAGCAGCTAGTGGTTTGTTGTTTAATTTGTCGCATTCTCAAGATTTGGCTTTGTGTGCGGTGAATTACACAAGCAAAATTGGCATTGATTTAGAGTATATGCGTTCTGTTTCTGATTTGGAGGCTCTTGCTCAAAGGTTCTTTTTACCGCGAGAATATGAGTTAGTGCGATCGCTTCCTCCTCATCAACAACCAGAAGCATTTTTTCGTTATTGGACTTGTAAGGAAGCTTATTTAAAAGCCACAGGTGATGGAATTTCGCAGTTAGAGCAAGTAGAAATATCTCTCACACCTCAACAAAGTGCTAAATTACTCACATCTGAAGACTGGAGTCTTGTGGAGTTTACACCTGCTGATAATTATCGTGCGGCTGTGGCTGTGGCGGCTTCTGGTTTGGATTTCAAATATTGGCAGTTCAACGAAAGAACTGTTAAAAAATCCTCCTAA
- a CDS encoding glycosyltransferase family 39 protein yields the protein MQQNTIMPSWLRFLIIVLLVMALLFRFFNLDSKVYSHDETYTSLRISGYTVAEVKQQLFNNRVISPESLTQFQGVNSQKGLSDTIMSLAKENPQRTPLYFAIARFWLEIFGNSITSIRSLSACISLLVFPAIYWLCRELFPVSLSVSGIAIALAAVSPVYLIYGTEAQEYILWFVIIIINSAALIRALRLESTSGDKSTPDQFSHWSLYTVTLVLSLYTCIWSILVAIAHGIYVITIAGFRFNKAFLAYLSASVVAFFAFIPWLIIGLAKFLQFLISNNEVNSQLPSQPVFPFLLTQFRRIFFDLDMMLDNNYSYLILGLLVILVGCAIAFLCLTANYQTWLFIVILMLVPSLPLILSALNSGGIEIGSEPYFFPAYLGIQIAVAYLLATQIHNGGLARRRIWQIILSLLIVTGLVSARVYYQAGTWWNKGVSYDNFQVAQIIHRSSRSLLISDGEEINYGNIFSLSYLLDPTVQLKLVKNQIIPKIPDGYTQVFLLNIADTWRQKLATQNQAKINLVYRDEYYSLWELRQPRKSP from the coding sequence ATGCAGCAGAACACCATCATGCCAAGTTGGTTGCGGTTTTTAATTATTGTTTTGCTGGTGATGGCTTTATTGTTCCGCTTTTTTAATCTAGATAGCAAAGTTTATTCTCATGATGAAACATATACATCATTGCGAATTTCTGGCTATACAGTTGCGGAAGTCAAGCAGCAATTATTTAATAATCGTGTAATTTCTCCAGAGAGTTTAACTCAGTTCCAAGGTGTGAATTCCCAAAAAGGACTGAGTGATACAATTATGTCTTTAGCGAAAGAAAATCCGCAACGTACACCACTTTATTTTGCGATCGCGCGATTTTGGCTAGAGATTTTTGGTAATTCAATTACATCGATTCGCAGTTTATCAGCTTGTATTAGCTTGTTAGTATTTCCGGCTATTTATTGGTTATGTCGGGAATTATTTCCTGTATCCTTATCAGTATCTGGGATTGCGATCGCACTTGCCGCAGTTTCTCCAGTTTATCTGATATATGGCACAGAAGCCCAAGAATATATTCTGTGGTTTGTCATTATTATCATTAACAGTGCTGCACTCATCCGCGCTTTACGACTAGAGTCAACATCTGGAGATAAATCAACACCAGATCAGTTTTCTCATTGGAGTCTTTATACAGTCACTTTAGTATTAAGCCTCTACACCTGTATATGGAGTATATTGGTTGCGATCGCACATGGAATTTATGTGATCACAATTGCCGGATTTCGCTTCAATAAAGCTTTTTTAGCTTACCTCTCAGCTTCAGTTGTCGCCTTTTTTGCATTTATTCCTTGGCTAATTATTGGATTAGCCAAATTTTTGCAGTTCTTAATCTCAAATAATGAAGTAAATAGCCAATTACCATCACAGCCTGTATTCCCATTCTTACTAACACAGTTCAGAAGAATATTTTTTGATTTAGATATGATGTTAGATAACAATTACAGTTATCTAATTTTAGGACTTTTGGTAATTTTAGTCGGATGTGCAATTGCCTTTCTCTGTCTGACTGCTAACTATCAAACTTGGCTATTTATTGTAATTTTGATGTTAGTACCATCATTACCATTAATTTTATCAGCCTTAAACTCTGGTGGCATCGAGATAGGTTCTGAGCCATATTTTTTCCCAGCTTATTTAGGTATTCAAATTGCTGTTGCTTATTTGTTAGCTACACAAATTCATAACGGTGGTTTAGCAAGACGCAGAATTTGGCAAATCATTTTATCACTGCTGATTGTTACTGGACTAGTTTCGGCGCGGGTATATTATCAAGCTGGCACTTGGTGGAATAAAGGCGTGAGTTATGATAACTTCCAAGTTGCTCAAATTATTCATCGTTCTTCCCGTTCATTATTAATTAGTGATGGGGAAGAAATTAATTATGGGAATATCTTTTCTTTGAGTTATCTTTTAGATCCAACTGTCCAATTAAAGTTGGTGAAAAATCAAATTATTCCCAAAATTCCCGACGGCTATACCCAAGTTTTCCTACTCAATATTGCTGATACTTGGCGACAAAAATTAGCAACTCAAAACCAAGCTAAAATAAATCTTGTTTATCGAGATGAGTATTACTCACTCTGGGAATTACGCCAACCTCGTAAATCTCCCTAA
- a CDS encoding cadmium resistance transporter — MNNLATSFFEGIIAFSATNIDDIIVLLLLFSQVGGKFRRRHIIFGQYLGFLAIIIASLPGFFGGLVVQREWIGLLGILPIAIGVMQLLNREQETIAIQEVNTDFKQHSPVNSLLSLILSILHPQTYKVAAVTIANGGDNISIYIPLFAGQTFASLGVILSVFLIMVGVWCTVAYFLSQHTTIAYLLSRYGKIIVPFVLIGLGLFIMYERGTFNLLPWVNSQ; from the coding sequence ATGAATAATTTAGCTACATCTTTTTTTGAAGGCATCATTGCTTTCTCTGCTACTAATATTGATGACATCATAGTTCTACTACTACTATTCTCTCAGGTAGGTGGTAAATTTCGACGGCGGCATATTATATTTGGTCAATATCTTGGGTTTTTAGCTATCATCATTGCCAGCTTACCAGGGTTTTTTGGGGGTTTAGTTGTGCAGCGTGAATGGATAGGATTACTCGGAATCTTACCAATTGCGATCGGTGTGATGCAATTGCTCAACCGAGAACAAGAAACTATCGCCATTCAAGAAGTAAACACTGATTTTAAACAGCATTCACCAGTTAATTCATTATTATCTTTAATTTTGAGTATTTTGCATCCCCAAACTTATAAAGTTGCCGCAGTCACAATTGCTAATGGTGGGGATAATATTAGTATTTATATTCCCTTATTTGCTGGTCAAACCTTTGCCAGTTTGGGAGTAATTTTAAGTGTATTTTTAATTATGGTTGGTGTTTGGTGTACTGTTGCGTATTTTTTGAGCCAACACACTACCATTGCTTATCTTTTAAGTCGCTACGGTAAAATTATTGTGCCTTTTGTCTTAATTGGCTTAGGTTTATTCATTATGTACGAAAGAGGTACATTCAACTTACTACCTTGGGTCAATAGTCAATAG
- a CDS encoding glycosyltransferase family 39 protein, producing the protein MQQGSFIWGHREKQHRALEKWIDWVWILVLLLAAVLLFSINLGNLPLRDWDEGTIAQVSREIWNAPAGSLRWLYPTLGGEPYYNKPPLAHWLIAGTYAVVGVNEWTTRLPGAILTALSVPLLYCIGREIFRQRWAAVYSALIYLTMLPVVRYGRLAMSDGVLVCFLLVMMLCVLRSRRDLRYCLGVGISFGLICLTQGFFGIFLGAIAMIFLFWDTPRLLTSYYFWTGILIGILPTVGWYVAQISHYGYAVVKVGLQNQSRSQVDTFLINSYQVPWYYMIELLKWTWPWLLFVPQTWRYVWENRNLSWAKLIQVWCGFYLVSISLLDTKLPWYILPIYPALALAFGALLAETENLPLLSSYPRSWVVGLSVLAVLASASSMYFSWGIPPKTDLQLIFAAVAITMILAAILAERGDGQFLKILFWGSYIALFLLVKSNYWAWELSEAYPVKPVATMIARVNPAVKKIYTSFPHHRSSLDFYSDRTIIPAKADELQYYWQYSSKPYFLLNAAALNNLQLESMKIIDQAEGWKLVTKETPRL; encoded by the coding sequence ATGCAACAAGGAAGCTTTATTTGGGGTCATCGAGAAAAGCAGCATCGGGCGCTGGAAAAATGGATTGATTGGGTTTGGATATTAGTATTGCTGTTGGCGGCAGTGCTATTATTTAGTATCAATCTGGGAAACTTACCGTTGCGAGATTGGGATGAAGGAACGATCGCTCAAGTTTCCCGTGAAATTTGGAATGCACCCGCAGGTTCTCTACGTTGGCTTTATCCCACTTTAGGCGGCGAACCCTACTATAACAAGCCACCTCTAGCCCATTGGTTAATTGCGGGAACTTACGCTGTTGTCGGCGTGAATGAGTGGACAACACGTTTGCCCGGAGCAATTTTAACAGCTTTGTCTGTGCCTTTGCTTTACTGCATTGGTCGAGAAATCTTTCGTCAACGTTGGGCGGCGGTTTACAGTGCTTTAATTTATCTGACAATGCTGCCTGTGGTACGTTATGGCAGATTAGCAATGAGTGATGGCGTGTTAGTCTGCTTTTTGCTAGTGATGATGCTGTGTGTATTGCGATCGCGCCGTGATTTACGCTATTGCTTGGGCGTGGGGATTAGTTTTGGCTTGATTTGCCTCACACAAGGGTTTTTCGGCATTTTTCTGGGTGCGATCGCTATGATATTTTTATTTTGGGATACCCCCAGATTGCTCACAAGTTACTATTTCTGGACAGGTATCTTAATCGGAATTTTGCCGACTGTAGGTTGGTATGTTGCCCAAATCTCGCACTATGGTTATGCTGTGGTGAAAGTAGGCTTACAAAATCAATCTCGTAGCCAAGTTGATACATTTCTCATCAATAGTTATCAAGTACCTTGGTATTACATGATTGAGCTTTTGAAGTGGACATGGCCTTGGTTACTATTTGTACCCCAAACTTGGCGTTATGTTTGGGAAAATCGCAACCTGAGTTGGGCGAAATTAATTCAGGTATGGTGTGGCTTTTATTTGGTTAGTATTTCTTTGTTAGATACCAAATTACCTTGGTATATCTTGCCAATATACCCAGCTTTAGCTTTAGCCTTTGGGGCGCTATTAGCTGAGACAGAAAACTTACCTTTATTGTCATCTTATCCCCGCAGTTGGGTAGTGGGATTGTCTGTACTGGCGGTTCTGGCTTCTGCGAGTAGTATGTATTTTAGTTGGGGTATACCGCCCAAAACAGATTTACAACTGATTTTTGCCGCAGTTGCAATCACGATGATTTTGGCAGCAATTTTAGCAGAACGTGGTGATGGGCAATTTTTAAAGATTTTATTTTGGGGAAGTTATATTGCATTATTTTTATTAGTGAAATCTAACTATTGGGCTTGGGAATTATCCGAAGCTTATCCAGTTAAACCAGTGGCGACGATGATAGCCCGTGTGAATCCTGCTGTCAAAAAGATTTATACATCTTTTCCTCACCATCGTTCGTCTTTAGATTTTTACAGCGATCGCACTATTATTCCAGCTAAGGCTGACGAACTGCAATATTATTGGCAATACAGTAGCAAACCCTACTTTTTACTCAATGCTGCCGCACTAAATAACCTCCAGTTAGAATCCATGAAAATCATTGATCAAGCTGAAGGTTGGAAATTAGTGACAAAAGAAACTCCTCGTTTATAA
- a CDS encoding cadmium resistance transporter has protein sequence MDDLISAISTGVVAFSATNIDDIVILLLFFSQINTDFRPQHIFVGQYLGFTVLVILSLSGLFGGFVLGANWLGLLGLIPIAIGISNLINPEDDNQEELVAENFTSSGRDTISFIAPQTYSVAAVTIANGSDNISVYIPLFASSNLTSFWVIIGVFFLLLGVLCYVAYRLADQKAIADILTRYINQLVPFILIGLGAFIVLKTGALSLIKLAVSCCCLVVLMRNDEAS, from the coding sequence ATGGATGATTTAATTAGTGCAATTAGTACAGGTGTTGTTGCCTTTAGCGCCACTAATATTGATGATATTGTGATTTTGCTACTTTTTTTTTCGCAAATCAATACTGATTTTCGACCGCAACATATTTTTGTAGGACAGTATTTAGGTTTTACTGTCCTAGTCATTTTAAGTTTATCTGGTTTATTTGGTGGTTTTGTTTTAGGTGCTAACTGGTTGGGATTGTTAGGTTTGATTCCCATCGCTATCGGTATTAGTAATTTGATTAATCCAGAAGATGACAATCAAGAAGAGTTGGTAGCAGAAAATTTCACGTCTTCAGGAAGAGATACTATTAGTTTTATCGCTCCCCAGACTTATAGTGTTGCGGCAGTAACTATTGCTAATGGCAGTGATAATATTAGTGTGTATATTCCCCTGTTTGCTAGTAGTAATTTAACTAGCTTTTGGGTAATTATTGGGGTATTTTTTTTATTGTTGGGTGTTTTATGCTACGTTGCTTATAGGTTAGCTGATCAAAAGGCGATCGCAGATATTTTAACTCGCTACATTAATCAGCTTGTACCTTTTATTTTAATCGGTTTGGGTGCTTTTATTGTCTTAAAAACTGGGGCTTTAAGTTTAATCAAATTAGCTGTAAGTTGTTGCTGCTTAGTAGTATTGATGCGAAATGACGAAGCCAGTTAA
- a CDS encoding sulfite exporter TauE/SafE family protein, producing MDYLLLPLLSFLVGIVVGLTGIGGASLITPMLIFVFQVPPSIAVSSDVVAATLMKVVGSIKHWQQQTLDAEVVKWLALGSVPGSMLGVGILHYIKHSGEYNLDSILLRLLGGTILLITVLALVQLLLLTFFPKFSLPELPKIDLTTHLGRFYTILLGSVLGCLVGLTSVSSGSMFALVLIAFFRLDARKLVGTDISQAAILLLFTSLGHLSLGTVNWNLVLPIWLGSVPGVLLGAKICQIAPQRPLRFIIYAILMMVSWKLVYQA from the coding sequence ATGGATTATTTATTATTGCCACTATTAAGCTTCTTGGTGGGCATTGTCGTTGGCTTAACAGGAATTGGTGGAGCTTCTCTCATCACCCCAATGTTGATATTTGTTTTTCAAGTTCCGCCATCAATTGCTGTCAGTTCTGATGTTGTAGCCGCCACCTTAATGAAGGTAGTTGGCAGCATTAAGCATTGGCAACAACAAACCTTAGACGCTGAAGTAGTCAAGTGGCTGGCTTTGGGTAGTGTTCCGGGTTCAATGTTGGGTGTGGGGATACTGCACTATATAAAGCACTCTGGAGAATATAACCTAGACAGTATTTTGCTGCGCTTGCTAGGGGGGACAATTTTACTCATTACTGTACTAGCGTTGGTACAACTGTTACTTTTGACATTTTTTCCTAAATTCAGTTTACCAGAACTACCAAAAATCGACTTAACTACTCATTTAGGTCGTTTCTACACCATACTTTTGGGGTCAGTTTTAGGCTGTTTGGTTGGACTAACGAGTGTTTCTTCTGGTTCGATGTTTGCCTTGGTACTCATAGCCTTTTTCCGCCTTGATGCACGTAAGTTAGTAGGGACAGATATTTCGCAAGCTGCAATTTTATTATTGTTTACCTCCCTAGGACACCTCAGCTTAGGCACAGTTAATTGGAATTTGGTGTTACCGATATGGTTAGGTTCCGTTCCGGGAGTATTGTTGGGTGCAAAAATCTGTCAAATAGCGCCACAACGCCCACTGCGATTTATTATCTATGCAATCTTGATGATGGTAAGTTGGAAGTTAGTTTATCAAGCTTAG
- a CDS encoding carboxymuconolactone decarboxylase family protein, producing MTQLIEYEEASAEVRAVYDDIRATRQTDYINNFWKALANHPPTLQRTWQTIKEVMTGPGELDPLVRELIYIAVSVTNGCDYCISSHTAAARAKGMNDAMFGELLAIVGTANMTNRLANGYKIPVDEQFQS from the coding sequence ATGACTCAGCTGATCGAATACGAAGAAGCCAGCGCCGAAGTTCGTGCAGTCTATGATGATATTCGTGCAACACGACAAACAGATTACATTAATAATTTTTGGAAAGCTTTAGCTAATCATCCGCCGACGCTACAACGTACTTGGCAGACAATTAAGGAAGTGATGACTGGCCCTGGTGAACTTGACCCACTGGTGCGCGAGTTGATTTATATTGCTGTGAGTGTGACGAATGGCTGTGATTACTGTATATCGTCCCATACGGCTGCTGCCCGTGCTAAAGGAATGAATGATGCGATGTTTGGCGAACTGCTGGCGATTGTTGGGACTGCAAATATGACTAATCGTTTGGCTAATGGTTATAAAATTCCAGTGGATGAGCAATTTCAGTCATAA
- a CDS encoding fasciclin domain-containing protein — protein MADIIDTAVQAGSFNTLVAAIKAANLVDTLKGAGPFTVFAPTDEAFAKLPEGTVDKLLKDIPKLTKILTYHVVSGKVLSGEVVKLKSATTIEGSDVKIDASHGVKVNDATVATADVDADNGVIHIIDTVLLPA, from the coding sequence TTGGCTGACATAATTGACACCGCCGTTCAGGCTGGTTCTTTCAATACCCTAGTTGCAGCAATCAAAGCTGCCAATTTGGTAGATACTCTCAAAGGTGCTGGGCCATTTACTGTTTTTGCACCTACTGATGAAGCATTTGCTAAACTACCAGAAGGCACAGTAGATAAATTACTTAAAGACATTCCAAAACTTACGAAAATTCTGACTTACCATGTCGTTTCCGGCAAGGTACTTTCAGGTGAAGTAGTTAAGCTGAAATCAGCTACTACAATTGAAGGTTCTGATGTGAAAATTGATGCTTCTCATGGTGTCAAAGTCAATGATGCCACTGTTGCCACAGCAGATGTTGATGCTGATAATGGTGTCATTCACATTATTGATACTGTATTGCTTCCTGCCTAA